The sequence below is a genomic window from Methyloterricola oryzae.
TGCCTGGCTGGCGACTACCGGGAATCGTCGCCGCCGTCGTGGCCATGGCCCTAAGCGGATTTTTCCTGTGGCTCGCGCAACGCGAGATCCCCATGGGCACCGCGTACGCGGTGTGGACCGGCATCGGCGCCGCCGGGACGTTTCTTGTAGGCATCTGGTTTTTTGGCGATGCGGCCAGTCTTGGGCGTTATCTTGGCGCCGGCTTGATCATCGCCGGCGTCATCACACTGAAGCTGGCGCAGTGATGGCCAGTTTTCGGCCAGTTATGCCAACACCCTGACTCTTATCAACTTTTGTCTCTTTGCACAGCCTTTTCCACAGGGCTTTCCACGGCATTTGTGGATGGATGCCGCCGTCTCAGCCCTGGATGCCCCCCGCCGTAAGCTGCGCCGGGTCCAGCAGGCGCTCCAATTCCACCCGCGCCATGCCGGTCATCTCCTCCGCCACCTCAAGGATGGGACGCTGGGTCTTGTAGGCCGTCTTGGCGATGTCGGCCGCCTTGGCATAGCCGATGATGGGGTTGAGGGCCGTAACCAGGATGGGATTCAGGGCCAGGGCCCGGTTGAGGTTGTCCTTGCGCACGGTGAAATCGGCGATGGCCTTGTCGGCCAGCAGGCGGCTGACATTGGCCAGCAACTGGATGCTTTGCAGCAGATTGTGGGCGACCAGGGGCAGCATCACGTTGAGCTGAAAGGAGCCGGACTGTCCGGCAATGGTGATGGCGGCATCATTGCCGATCACCTGGGCGCAAACCATGCAGACGGCCTCGGGAATCACCGGGTTGACCTTGCCCGGCATGATGCTGGAACCGGGCTGCAGGGCCGGCAGTTCGATTTCGCCCAGGCCCGCGAGGGGACCTGAATTCATCCAGCGCAGGTCGTTGGCGATCTTCATCAGGCTGCAGGCCAGGGTCTTCAACTGACCCGACAACTCCACCGCCGCATCCTGGCTGCTCAGGCTCTCGAAGAAGGACGCGTTGGGGGCGAAGGGCAGGCCGGTGGCATCGGCCAGCGCCTCGGCGATCCTGCCGGCGAACTCGGGATGGGCGTTGATGCCGGTGCCCACCGCAGTGCCACCTTGCGCCAATCGGTAGATTCGGTGCAGGGCGGAGCGCACCCGCTCCACGCCGTTGCCCACTTGCAGGGCCCAGCCGTCCAGTTCCTGGCTCAGGCGGATGGGCATGGCATCCATGAGATGGGTGCGGCCGGTCTTCACCACGGAATCCAGGGAGCGGGCCTTGGCCCCAATGGTCGCCTGGAGGTGCTCCAGCGCCGGGATCAGGGCGCTATTGCAGGCCAGGGCGGCGCTGACGTGGATGGCGCTGGGGATGGTGTCATTGCTGCTCTGCCCCATGTTGACATGGTCGTTGGCGCTGACCGCTTGGCCCAGCGCCTGGCTGGCGAGGGTGGCGATCACCTCGTTCACGTTCATGTTGGTGCTGGTGCCGGATCCGGTCTGGAAGATGTCCAGGGGGAACTGTTCCGCGTGCTTGCCCGCCAGGATCTGTTCCGCCGCCTGTCCGATGGCGGCTCCAATGGCTTTGTCCAGCAGCCCCAGTTCCACATTGACCTTCGCCGCGCCCTGCTTGATCAGCGCCACCGCCTGGATGAAGGCGAAGGGCAGGGGAATGCCGCTGACCGGGAAGTTTTCCACGGCGCGCTGAGTTTGGGCGGCGTAGAGGGCGGTGGCCGGGACCTTGAGTTCGCCCATGCTGTCTTTTTCGATGCGGAACGCGGAATCTGTCATGGTCATGTTTCGAATGGGTTTTGAGAGGGTAAAAGAGGACGCCTCGGGGCACGATGGCCGACGCGTTCGCGGCGAGCCGCCGCTCCTACAGGAAAGCCTGGAGCTCGTCCGCGCCGAAGGGCCAGTCGAGTTCGCGGCCGGATTCCCTTTCGCGCAGGACGGGTATCCGGCTGCCGTAGCGTTCAAGCAGGCTGTCGTCTTCGGCGATTTCTATGATCTGCGGAGGGTCATCGCCGCACAACGGAATCAGCAACGCCAGCGCTTCTTCGCAGAGGTGGCAGCCTTCCGTGGAAAACAGGACCAGGCGCGACACCGGGCTTTGACTCACTCCGGCTCGTAGGCCAGGTTCGGGCCCAGCCAGCGCTCCGCTTCCTTGAGGCTCATGCCCTTGCGCGCCGCGTAGTCTTCCACCTGGTCACGGTTGAACTTACCCACGTTGAAATAGCGCGCCGCCGGATGGGCGAGATACCAGCCGCTGACGGCGGAGGCGGGGTACATGGCATAACTCTCGGTCAGGCTGATGCCGGCGTTGTGCTCCGGGTCCAGCAATTGGAACAGGCTGGTCTTCTCGGTGTGGTCCGGGCAGGCCGGATAGCCGGGCGCGGGCCGGATGCCGCGGTATTCCTCGGCGATCAGTTGTTCATTGCTGAAATGCTCGTCCGGCGCGTAAGCCCAGAATTCCCGGCGCACGCGGGCATGCAAATGCTCGGCGAAGGCCTCGGCCAGGCGGTCGGCCAGCGCCTTGAGCATGATGGCGCTGTAGTCGTCGTGGTGTTCGGCAAAGGCCTGCAACTTGCGCTCGATGCCTTCACCCGCGCTCACCGCGAAGGCGCCGATGTAGTCCGGGGTGCCCACGGGAGCCACATAGTCGCTGAGGCAATAGTTGGGCTGGCCCGGCGGCTTGATGTGCTGCTGACGCAGGTGGTGCAGGGTGGTGAGCACCTCGCTGCGGCCTTCATCGGTGTAGAGCACGATATCGTCGCCCTGCGCGTTGGCCGGGAAGAAACCGAAAACCGCCCGCGCATTCAGCCATTCCTCGTCGACGATAAGCTTGAGCATGGCCTGGGCGTCGGCGAACAAGTTGCGGGCGTGCTCGCCCACCACGGAGTCATCCAAGATCTTGGGGTAGCTGCCGGCCAGTTCCCAGGTCTGGAAGAAGGGCGACCAGTCGATGCATTCGGCGATCTTGGCCAGCGGGTAGCGGTCCAGCACCTGGATGCCGAGGAAGCCGGGCTTGGGAGGGGCGTAGTCGTGCCAGTCGCCATGGAAGGCATTGGCCCGCGCGTCGGCCAGAGGATGCATGGGCGTCTGCGCCTTGCGGCCCACATGGCGCTGGCGCACGTCTGCGTACTCATTTCTGATCTTGGCGGCGTAATCGTCGCGCAGTTCCTCGCTGAGCAGGCTGCTGGCGACGCCCACGCTACGCGAGGCATCGGTGACGTAGACGGTGCTGCCTGCGGAATAATGCGGCTCGATCTTCACGGCGGTGTGCGCCCGCGAAGTGGTCGCGCCACCGATGAGCAGGGGAATGGTGAAGCCCTGTCGTTCCATCTCCTTGGCCACGTGGACCATTTCGTCCAAAGAGGGCGTGATCAGTCCGCTCAGCCCGATCATGTCGACCTTTTCCTCGCGGGCTGTTTGCAGGATCTTCTCCGCCGCGACCATGACGCCCAGGTCCACCACGTCGAAGCCATTGCACTGCAGCACCACGCCGACGATGTTCTTGCCGATGTCGTGCACATCGCCCTTGACCGTGGCCATGAGGATCTTGCCCGCGGACTTTACCTCGCCCAGGCTGTTCTTTTCTTCCTCCATGTAGGGCATGAGATAGGCGACGGCCTTCTTCATGACGCGGGCCGATTTCACCACCTGGGGCAGGAACATCTTGCCGGCGCCGAACAGATCGCCTACCACGTTCATGCCGTCCATGAGCGGCCCCTCGATCACATGGAGGGGGCGGGCGACGGATTGGCGCGCCTCTTCGGTGTCGATCTCGATGTACTCGTCGATGCCCTTCACCAGGGCGTGCTCCAGCCGCTTGGTCACTGGCCAATCGCGCCAGGCCAGGTCCTCCTTGCGCTCCACCGCACCGCCCTCACCGCGATAGCTGTCGGCTAGCGCCAGCAGACGCTCGGTTGCGTCCGGGCGGCGGTTGAGGATCACGTCCTCGACGGCGTTGCGCAGCTCCGCCGGGAGTTCGTCGTAGATGGCGAGCTGTCCGGCGTTGACGATGCCCATGCTCATGCCCGCCTGGATGGCGTGGTAGAGGAAGACGGCGTGAATGGCTTCGCGCACCGGGTCATTGCCGCGGAAGGAGAAGGACACGTTGGACACGCCCCCCGAAACCAGGGCGTGGGGCAGGGTGGCCTTGATGCGGCGGGTGGCCTCGATGAAGTCGACGCCGTAGTTGTTGTGTTCCTCGATGCCGGTGGCGACGGCGAAGATGTTCGGGTCGAAGATGATATCTTCCGCCGGAAATCCCATGCCGGTCAGCAGTTGATAGGCGCGGGTGCAGATTTCCAGCTTGCGTTCTTCCGTGTCCGCCTGCCCCTGCTCGTCGAAGGCCATGACGATGACCGCGGCGCCGTAGCGGCGCGCCAGGCGCGCATGGTGCAGGAAGGTGTCCTCGCCTTCCTTCATGGAAATGGAGTTGACGATGCCCTTGCCCTGGATGCACTGGAGGCCAGCCTCGAGGATCTCCCATTTGGACGAGTCCAGCATCACCGGTACGCGGGCAATATCCGGTTCGGCGGCGATCAGATTCAGGAAGCGCACCATGGCCGACTTGGAGTCCAGCATGCCCTCGTCCATGTTGATGTCGATGATCTGCGCGCCGTTCTCCACCTGCTGGCGCGCCACGTCCAGGGCCTGCTCGTAGCGTTCCTCGCGGATCAGGCGGCGGAACAGGGCGGAGCCGGTGACGTTGCTGCGCTCGCCGACGTTGACGAACAGGGACTGGGGCCCGATGTTCAAGGGTTCGAGTCCGGCCAGGCGGCACTGGGGTTCGATGTCGGGGATCTGCCTGGGCGGAAAATGCTGCACGGCGTCGTGGATGGCCTTGATGTGGGCCGGGCTGGTGCCGCAGCAGCCGCCGATGATGTTGAGGAAGCCGTTCTCGGCCCAGTCGGCGATTTCCTTGGCCATGGCCTCCGGGGACTCGTCGTATTCGCCGAACTCGTTGGGCAGGCCGGCGTTGGGGTGGGCCGAGACACGTGTGTCGGCGATGCGGGAGAGTTCCTCCACATACTGGCGCAATTGCTTGGCGCCCAGGGCGCAGTTCAGCCCAAAGGAGATGGGCTGGACATGCTTCAGGGAGTTCCAGAAGGCCTCGGTGGTTTGGCCGGAGAGGGTGCGGCCGGAAGCATCGGTGATGGTGCCGGAAATCATCACCGGCAGCTTGAACCCCTGGTCCTCGAAGAATTTCTCCACCGCGAACACCGCCGCCTTGGCGTTGAGGGTGTCGAAGATGGTCTCGATCAGCAGGATGTCGGCGCCGCCTTCCACCAGTCCGCGCGCGGATTCGTAATAGGCGTCCACCAGTTCGGCGAAGCTGACGTTGCGAAAGCCCGGATCGTTGACGTCCGGGGATATGGACGCCGTGCGGTTGGTCGGTCCCAGGACACCGGCCACGAAGCGGGGCTTGTCGGGCGTCTTCGCCTCGAATTCGTCGGCCGCGCGACGCGCCAGGCGTGCGGACTCCACGTTGATTTCGTAGGCGAGATCCTCCATGCCATAGTCCGCCATAGCGATGCGGGTGGCGTTGAAGGTATTGGTTTCGAGAATGTCCGCGCCCGCATCGAGGTAGGCTTTGTGTATGGCCTCGATGACATGGGGCTGGGTGATGGACAAGAGGTCATTGTTGCCCTTCAGGTCGCGGTGCCAAGCGGCAAAACGGGTTCCGCGGTAATCGGCTTCCTGCAGCTTGTAGCGCTGTATCATGGTGCCCATGGCGCCGTCGAGGAAGAGGATGCGCTGTGAAAGTCGCTGTGTGAGCAGTTCGGAGCGCTGGCGGTGATGATTGGTCATGGGCGGCTTTATTTGGTAAGACGATCCTTGGTGATAGGCGTATTTTAGAGGTTTACGCTGCCGCTTGAAACCGCGCAGGTTGCGTGGGGTTGGCCGCAGCGATGCTTGAATGAGCCTGGCGCGCGCAGGGCGTGGACTATCAATTTTGCGTCGCTTAATTGCGACACTCTCGCATTTTCAGTATTCACGCTATTATTCCCGTTAAACGGGGTGGATAGGACGGCGAATGCGACTTGTGCTTACGACCTGGCACGGGTAAATTGCGTACCATTCGACCGGAACATATAAAGATAAGGACACAAGTGACCGGTAAGTCTTTGCGAAGTTTAGTCGTGGCGTCGGCGATGCTTTGTCTTTGCTTGCAGGCACGGGCGGGTGAGTACGACAAGTTCAGCGCGTTGCTGACCTTTGCCACCAACTATTATTACCGCGCTTACTCAAAAAGTGATAATAATCCGGTGTTCCGTGCCAATGTGGATTATGAGCATGGATCAGGGCTGTATGTGGGCACCTGGGTGTCCTGGGTGGATATGGATGACAAGCGTTATTCCGACCGCTCGGACGTGGAGTTTTACCCGTACGTGGGCTATCTATACAAGCTGAACGAAGATTGGCGTTTCGATACAGCGGTTTCGCGCTATATCTTCAACGACAAAGTGCAGGGGCGCTATTCGGATTACAACGAATACAGCTTCTCCGTCAAGTTCAGGGACCTGGTTTCCGGCACGTTTTCCTATGCGGACGATGCTTATAACCGCAACGAGCAGAGCCTGAACTATGAACTGACCGGGCGCTATCCCTTGACAGCCACTTTGAGCGCTTCAGCGGGCGTGGGATACAACCAGGCCTATCACTTGCTGGAATACGACACGCTTTACTGGAATGCGGGGTTTACCTGGTATTTCTATAAGTTCGCGGGCATGGACTTTCGCTACGTCGATTATCACTCGACCCGCACCAAACCCGACCCGGGAGCCATTGAGCTTCCGTATATCAATTCACAGTTTCTGTTCTCCATAACCGCTGGCTTCTGAATTTCCCAGCAGCGTTTCGCCCACTTCAACTCTGAACAATACTAGGCTGTCTCCACTGGATCAGGAAGGCATTCCTGGCCCAGTCCAAACCGCCGGCGTGCGTCTGGCGCGGGCGCGGCAGGGAACTCGTGGCCATGGAGCAGGATGGCCAGGATGCCTACGCCTTCGACTTCGCCGCCGATTCCTGGTATGCCTGTCCCACACGCCAGCATGAGATCGCGCTCGTGGCGCCCTTGATGCGCCTGGTGTCGGCCGAGCCGCAAGCGGACGTCTTTAACGATGCTGCACAGATCGACATCGAGTCCACCGGCTCCATCTAAGCGATTCGATTGACGGTACCCGGAATCGGGTTTGTCGCCGGCAAGGCAATGGGGCGTCAAGCCCTCTCCAGAGGAAACGCGAGCACGGCGTCGAGGCTCTCGGCACCCGTGATCAGCATGAGGATGCGGTCCAGGCCCAGGGCGATGCCGCAACAATCGGGCAGGCCGGCACGCAGGGCGCCGAGCAGGCGCTCGTCCTTTTCCGGCTCGTTTGGGCCTTGAGCGCGGCGGATGGCCAGATCGGCATCGAAGCGGCGTTCCTGTTCCAGTGGGTCGGACAGTTCGTGGAAGCCGTTGCCCAGTTCCACGCCCGCCAAGAAGACCTCAACCCGCTCCACCACATCCGGTTCACCGGGCTTGTGTCGCGCCAGCGACGGCAACAGCGCGGGGTAGTCGTAGACGAAACTGATCCGCTCCTCTCCCAGCCGAGGCTGCACCAGCAGGCTGAACAATAGATCAAGCCAGCAGCTCCGCTCGCTCCCGCACAGGCGCCGCGCATCCTCGATCCCATGGGTTTCGGCACAGACGGCGAGTTCCTCGAGGCTGGCGCTCAAGGGATCGGCGCCGACGTGCTCGGCGAAGATAGCCCGGTAGGGCAGTCGTTCACTGGCGCCCAGTTTCAATGTGGGCCTGGCCAAGTCTGTCAGCAGGTCTTCCACCTCATCCATCAATTCCGTCAGGCCAAAGCCGACCCGGTACCATTCCAGAATCGTGAACTCGGGGTTGTGCTGACGCCCGCACTCCTCGTTGCGGTAGGCTTTGCAGATCTGGTAGATGGATCCTGAGCCCGCCGCGAGCAGGCGCTTCATGGCAAATTCTGGTGAAGTCTGCAGGTACAGCGGCTGTCCTTCAGCGCTTGCCTCGCCGGGCCTATGGAAATGGGTCAGAAAGGGCTGGAGATTGGGATCGGTGCCGGTGCGCCTGGATAGCTGTGGTGTTTCCACTTCCAGCACGCCACGCTCGGCGAAGAAGCGTCGGATTCGCGCGTTCAGTTCGGCCCTGGCGATGAGGGCCGAACGCGCGCAGGCAGGTTGCCAGTCCGCGGTTGTCTCACTCCTTGACACGCGAGAGGTATTCGCCGGTCCGGGTGTCCACCTTGATCACTTCGTCGGTCTGCACGAACAAGGGCACGCGCACCACCGCGCCGGTTTCCAGGGTGGCCGGTTTGCCGCCGCCGCCGGAGGTGTCGCCGCGCACGCCCGGGTCGGTCTCCACGATTTTGAGGATGACGAAGTTGGGCGGCTGTACCGACAGAGGCTGGCCGTTGTACAGGGTCACGATGCAGACATCCTGCTCCTTCAGCCACTTCTTGGCGTCGGCCACCGCGTTGGCGTCGGCCACATACTGCTCGAAGCTCTCGGGCTGCATGAAGTGCCATTCGGTGCCGTCGTTGTAGAGATACTGCATCTCCATGTCCACCACATCGGCGCCCTCGATGGTGTCGCCGGACTTGAACGTGCGTTCGATGACGCGGCCGGTCTTGAGGTTGCGCAGCTTGACGCGGTTGAAGGCCTGGCCCTTGCCCGGCTTGACGAACTCGTTCTCGATGATGGAGCAGGGGTCGCCGTCCAGCATGACCTTGAGCCCGCCCTTGAATTCATTGGTACTGAAAACTGCCATTCTGTCCTCGGTTGTAACTGGATTAACTCAAAAAATGCGCGCCATTATAATGGGAAGCTTGGTCATTAGAAACTTTGCCCTCCCATCATGCTGCAACTCACCTGGCAGGCCGAACTGGCGGCCGCCTTTACCCGACCGGACGAACTCCTGGAATTTCTCGATCTGCAGGATCTAAAGCAGGCGCATCATCCGCCGGCGGCCACGGCATTTCCGCTGCGGGTTACGCGCAGTTTTGCGGAACGCATGGTCAAGGGCGACCCCGCGGATCCCCTGCTGCGCCAGGTATTGCCCTTGCCGGACGAGGACCTGGATGCTCCGGGATTCTGCGGCGACCCGGTGGGCGACCTAGCGGCCGTGGCGGCCCCGGGATTGCTGCACAAATACCAGGGACGGGCGCTGCTCGTGGTGACAGGCGCCTGCGCCATCCACTGCCGCTATTGCTTCCGCCGCGAGTTCCCCTATGGTGCCGAACAGTTGAGCCGGCAGCGGGAGGCCGCGGCGCTGGATTACTTAAATGGCGATGCGAGCATCCGGGAGGTGATCCTGAGTGGGGGCGATCCGCTGGCCCTCTCGGACGATCGCCTGGCGGAGTTGGTGCATA
It includes:
- a CDS encoding DMT family transporter, with the translated sequence MSGAWFNWSCLVLAGLLEIGWPLGFKLSQMPGWRLPGIVAAVVAMALSGFFLWLAQREIPMGTAYAVWTGIGAAGTFLVGIWFFGDAASLGRYLGAGLIIAGVITLKLAQ
- a CDS encoding class II fumarate hydratase, with the translated sequence MTDSAFRIEKDSMGELKVPATALYAAQTQRAVENFPVSGIPLPFAFIQAVALIKQGAAKVNVELGLLDKAIGAAIGQAAEQILAGKHAEQFPLDIFQTGSGTSTNMNVNEVIATLASQALGQAVSANDHVNMGQSSNDTIPSAIHVSAALACNSALIPALEHLQATIGAKARSLDSVVKTGRTHLMDAMPIRLSQELDGWALQVGNGVERVRSALHRIYRLAQGGTAVGTGINAHPEFAGRIAEALADATGLPFAPNASFFESLSSQDAAVELSGQLKTLACSLMKIANDLRWMNSGPLAGLGEIELPALQPGSSIMPGKVNPVIPEAVCMVCAQVIGNDAAITIAGQSGSFQLNVMLPLVAHNLLQSIQLLANVSRLLADKAIADFTVRKDNLNRALALNPILVTALNPIIGYAKAADIAKTAYKTQRPILEVAEEMTGMARVELERLLDPAQLTAGGIQG
- a CDS encoding glutaredoxin family protein; protein product: MSQSPVSRLVLFSTEGCHLCEEALALLIPLCGDDPPQIIEIAEDDSLLERYGSRIPVLRERESGRELDWPFGADELQAFL
- the metH gene encoding methionine synthase, with translation MTNHHRQRSELLTQRLSQRILFLDGAMGTMIQRYKLQEADYRGTRFAAWHRDLKGNNDLLSITQPHVIEAIHKAYLDAGADILETNTFNATRIAMADYGMEDLAYEINVESARLARRAADEFEAKTPDKPRFVAGVLGPTNRTASISPDVNDPGFRNVSFAELVDAYYESARGLVEGGADILLIETIFDTLNAKAAVFAVEKFFEDQGFKLPVMISGTITDASGRTLSGQTTEAFWNSLKHVQPISFGLNCALGAKQLRQYVEELSRIADTRVSAHPNAGLPNEFGEYDESPEAMAKEIADWAENGFLNIIGGCCGTSPAHIKAIHDAVQHFPPRQIPDIEPQCRLAGLEPLNIGPQSLFVNVGERSNVTGSALFRRLIREERYEQALDVARQQVENGAQIIDINMDEGMLDSKSAMVRFLNLIAAEPDIARVPVMLDSSKWEILEAGLQCIQGKGIVNSISMKEGEDTFLHHARLARRYGAAVIVMAFDEQGQADTEERKLEICTRAYQLLTGMGFPAEDIIFDPNIFAVATGIEEHNNYGVDFIEATRRIKATLPHALVSGGVSNVSFSFRGNDPVREAIHAVFLYHAIQAGMSMGIVNAGQLAIYDELPAELRNAVEDVILNRRPDATERLLALADSYRGEGGAVERKEDLAWRDWPVTKRLEHALVKGIDEYIEIDTEEARQSVARPLHVIEGPLMDGMNVVGDLFGAGKMFLPQVVKSARVMKKAVAYLMPYMEEEKNSLGEVKSAGKILMATVKGDVHDIGKNIVGVVLQCNGFDVVDLGVMVAAEKILQTAREEKVDMIGLSGLITPSLDEMVHVAKEMERQGFTIPLLIGGATTSRAHTAVKIEPHYSAGSTVYVTDASRSVGVASSLLSEELRDDYAAKIRNEYADVRQRHVGRKAQTPMHPLADARANAFHGDWHDYAPPKPGFLGIQVLDRYPLAKIAECIDWSPFFQTWELAGSYPKILDDSVVGEHARNLFADAQAMLKLIVDEEWLNARAVFGFFPANAQGDDIVLYTDEGRSEVLTTLHHLRQQHIKPPGQPNYCLSDYVAPVGTPDYIGAFAVSAGEGIERKLQAFAEHHDDYSAIMLKALADRLAEAFAEHLHARVRREFWAYAPDEHFSNEQLIAEEYRGIRPAPGYPACPDHTEKTSLFQLLDPEHNAGISLTESYAMYPASAVSGWYLAHPAARYFNVGKFNRDQVEDYAARKGMSLKEAERWLGPNLAYEPE
- a CDS encoding TorF family putative porin, whose product is MASAMLCLCLQARAGEYDKFSALLTFATNYYYRAYSKSDNNPVFRANVDYEHGSGLYVGTWVSWVDMDDKRYSDRSDVEFYPYVGYLYKLNEDWRFDTAVSRYIFNDKVQGRYSDYNEYSFSVKFRDLVSGTFSYADDAYNRNEQSLNYELTGRYPLTATLSASAGVGYNQAYHLLEYDTLYWNAGFTWYFYKFAGMDFRYVDYHSTRTKPDPGAIELPYINSQFLFSITAGF
- the epmA gene encoding EF-P lysine aminoacylase EpmA — encoded protein: MSRSETTADWQPACARSALIARAELNARIRRFFAERGVLEVETPQLSRRTGTDPNLQPFLTHFHRPGEASAEGQPLYLQTSPEFAMKRLLAAGSGSIYQICKAYRNEECGRQHNPEFTILEWYRVGFGLTELMDEVEDLLTDLARPTLKLGASERLPYRAIFAEHVGADPLSASLEELAVCAETHGIEDARRLCGSERSCWLDLLFSLLVQPRLGEERISFVYDYPALLPSLARHKPGEPDVVERVEVFLAGVELGNGFHELSDPLEQERRFDADLAIRRAQGPNEPEKDERLLGALRAGLPDCCGIALGLDRILMLITGAESLDAVLAFPLERA
- the efp gene encoding elongation factor P; its protein translation is MAVFSTNEFKGGLKVMLDGDPCSIIENEFVKPGKGQAFNRVKLRNLKTGRVIERTFKSGDTIEGADVVDMEMQYLYNDGTEWHFMQPESFEQYVADANAVADAKKWLKEQDVCIVTLYNGQPLSVQPPNFVILKIVETDPGVRGDTSGGGGKPATLETGAVVRVPLFVQTDEVIKVDTRTGEYLSRVKE
- the epmB gene encoding EF-P beta-lysylation protein EpmB; its protein translation is MLQLTWQAELAAAFTRPDELLEFLDLQDLKQAHHPPAATAFPLRVTRSFAERMVKGDPADPLLRQVLPLPDEDLDAPGFCGDPVGDLAAVAAPGLLHKYQGRALLVVTGACAIHCRYCFRREFPYGAEQLSRQREAAALDYLNGDASIREVILSGGDPLALSDDRLAELVHKLETISHLRRLRLHSRLPVVLPARITEALAALLADTRFQTVMVIHANHGREIDRSVGRALAQLKEAGVTLLNQSVLLRGVNDDAETLAELSEILFERGVMPYYLHLLDKARGTAHFEVSDAAAQDLHEQLRRVLPGYLVPKLVREAAGAPFKLPVI